A part of Brassica rapa cultivar Chiifu-401-42 chromosome A05, CAAS_Brap_v3.01, whole genome shotgun sequence genomic DNA contains:
- the LOC103869756 gene encoding probable mitochondrial-processing peptidase subunit alpha-2, chloroplastic/mitochondrial isoform X1 produces MYRTAALRAKALTGCLSRSFRASRYASSTAAAAATASPVFSGSSLPSLSIPLDGVSLPPSLPDNVGPSKLQTTTLPNGLIIASEMSPNPAASVGLYVDCGSIYETPYSRGATHLLERMAFKSTLNRSHIRLVREIESMGASTSASASREQMGYTIDALKTYVPQMVEVLVDSVRNPAFVDWEVNEELGKMKVEIGELAKNPMGYLLEAVHSAGYSGAMANPLYAPESAISGLTGDVLEKFVSENYTAPRMVLAASGVEHEELLKVVEPLLSDLPNVARPVEPKSEYVGGDFRQHTGDEATHFALSFGVPGWDKEKEAVMATVLQMLMGGGGSFSAGGPGKGMHSWLYLRVLNQYQEFQSCTAFTSIFNNSGLFGIYGCTSPEYAAKGIELVADEMKAVAEGKVNQKHLDRAKAATKSAILMNLESRMIVAEDIGRQILTYGERKPVDAFLKTVDQLTLKDIADFTSKIIAKPLTMGSLGAVLNVPSYDSVSSRFS; encoded by the exons ATGTACCGCACGGCAGCTTTACGAGCCAAGGCACTTACG GGCTGTCTTAGCCGAAGTTTCAGGGCATCACGCTATGCAAGCTccactgctgctgctgctgctacgGCTTCACCAGTTTTCTCCGGTAGCTCGCTTCCTTCGTTGAGCATTCCCTTGGACGGTGTCTCTCTTCCACCATCACTCCCTGACAATGTCGGGCCTAGCAAGCTTCAGACCACTACTCTTCCTAATGGTCTTATAATAGCCTCTGAGATGTCTCCG AATCCAGCAGCTTCCGTTGGTTTATACGTAGACTGTGGCTCTATCTACGAGACACCTTATTCCCGTGGGGCGACGCACTTGCTTGAGAGGATGGCTTTCAAGAGTACATTGAACAGAAGCCATATTCGTCTTGTGAGGGAGATAGAGTCTATGGGAGCTAGTACTTCAGCCTCTGCTTCACGAGAGCAGATGGGTTACACCATCGATGCTCTCAAAACTTATGTTCCTCAAATGGTGGAAGTGCTTGTCGACAGTGTGAGGAACCCTGCTTTCGTGGATTGGGAAGTCAACGAAGAG CTCGGGAAAATGAAAGTGGAGATAGGAGAACTAGCAAAGAACCCTATGGGTTATCTCTTGGAGGCGGTTCATTCAGCTGGTTACTCTGGCGCAATGGCGAATCCTTTGTATGCACCTGAGTCTGCAATTAGTGGATTAACCGGAGACGTCTTGGAGAAGTTCGTTTCC GAGAACTACACTGCTCCACGAATGGTATTAGCAGCTAGTGGAGTAGAACATGAGGAGCTTTTAAAAGTAGTTGAGCCATTACTCTCTGACCTGCCTAATGTGGCTCGACCAGTGGAGCCTAAGTCTGAATATGTTGGTGGAGATTTCCGTCAACATACTGGTGACGAG GCTACACATTTTGCACTTTCTTTTGGAGTGCCAGGTTGGGATAAGGAGAAGGAAGCTGTTATGGCCACTGTTCTTCAG ATGCTTATGGGAGGAGGTGGCTCATTCTCTGCGGGAGGACCTGGAAAGGGAATGCATTCTTGGCTCT ACCTCCGCGTTTTGAACCAATACCAGGAGTTTCAATCATGCACTGCCTTCactagcatctttaacaactcTGGATTGTTTGGAATCTATGGCTGCACG AGTCCTGAGTATGCTGCAAAGGGAATTGAATTAGTAGCTGATGAAATGAAAGCTGTCGCTGAAGGAAAAG TTAACCAGAAACATCTTGATCGAGCCAAGGCTGCTACTAAATCTGCAATTCTAATGAATCTTGAATCTAGG ATGATTGTAGCAGAAGACATTGGTAGACAGATACTTACATACGGGGAGAG GAAGCCAGTGGATGCATTCTTAAAGACAGTGGACCAACTCACCTTAAAGGACATTGCAGATTTCACCAGCAAGATTATTGCAAAACCTTTGACGATGGGATCTTTAGGAGCAG TGTTGAATGTTCCAAGCTACGACTCCGTAAGCAGTAGATTTTCTTGA
- the LOC103869755 gene encoding protein IQ-DOMAIN 14, which produces MGRAVRWFKGIFGMKNSKEKEYRVSGDGRGEAGESLIHRKILQADNVWLRTYLAETDKEQNKHAIAVAAATAAAADAAVAAAQAAVAVVRLTSNAKTGGRSGGNVVYGTTMERWAAVKIQSVFKGYLARKALRALKGLVKLQALVRGYLVRKRAAETLYSMQALIRAQTSVRSQRINRNNMLHPRHSLERFDDSRSEIHSKRMSISVEKHINNNIYDETSPKIVEIDTYKTKSRSRRMNVAVSECGDEDFEWSFRGEKCKFPTAQNTPRFSSSAAMNNNYYYTPPSPAKSVCRDACYKPSYPGLMTPSYMANTQSFRAKARSHSAPRQRPDRKRLSLDEIMAARSSVSGVRMVQPQPQLLQQQQEKRSSCNYDRQFPQEPVGFRFYN; this is translated from the exons ATGGGTAGAGCAGTGAGATGGTTTAAGGGAATCTTCGGTATGAAGAACAGCAAAGAGAAAGAGTACCGAGTTTCCGGCGACGGAAGAGGAGAAGCCGGTGAGTCTCTCATCCACCGGAAAATTCTCCAAGCAGACAACGTCTGGCTCAGAACATACTTGGCGGAAACAGACAAAGAACAGAACAAACACGCCATTGCGGTTGCTGCCGCCACTGCCGCAGCCGCAGACGCAGCAGTTGCAGCGGCTCAAGCTGCCGTTGCGGTGGTCAGGCTAACAAGTAACGCGAAAACCGGAGGACGTTCCGGTGGCAACGTAGTTTACGGGACCACAATGGAGCGGTGGGCCGCGGTGAAGATTCAAAGTGTCTTCAAGGGCTATTTG GCGAGGAAAGCGTTAAGAGCGTTGAAAGGTCTAGTGAAGCTACAAGCTCTAGTGAGAGGATACTTAGTTCGCAAACGCGCAGCCGAAACGCTTTATAGCATGCAAGCTCTCATCAGAGCACAAACGAGCGTTCGGTCTCAACGCATAAACCGTAACAACATGTTGCACCCTCGACATTCTCTT GAGAGGTTTGATGATTCAAGAAGCGAGATCCATAGCAAGAGAATGTCAATCTCTGTGGAGAAACATATCAACAACAACATTTATGATGAGACCAGTCCCAAGATTGTTGAGATTGACACTTACAAGACTAAGTCAAGATCAAGGAGAATGAATGTTGCGGTATCCGAATGTGGAGATGAAGATTTCGAATGGAGTTTTCGTGGAGAGAAATGTAAATTTCCCACGGCTCAAAACACCCCAAGATTCTCTTCATCGGCGGCAATGAATAATAATTATTACTACACACCGCCTTCGCCGGCAAAAAGCGTTTGCAGAGACGCTTGTTATAAGCCGagttatcctggtttgatgacACCTAGCTATATGGCTAATACGCAGTCGTTTAGAGCCAAGGCGCGTTCGCATAGTGCGCCGAGACAGCGTCCTGATAGGAAGAGGTTGTCGCTTGATGAGATTATGGCGGCTAGGAGTAGCGTTAGCGGCGTGAGGATGGTCCAACCGCAACCGCAGTTACTGCAACAGCAACAAGAGAAACGTTCTTCTTGTAATTATGATCGTCAGTTTCCACAAGAACCGGTTGGTTTTAGATTCTATAATTAG
- the LOC103869756 gene encoding probable mitochondrial-processing peptidase subunit alpha-2, chloroplastic/mitochondrial isoform X2: MSPNPAASVGLYVDCGSIYETPYSRGATHLLERMAFKSTLNRSHIRLVREIESMGASTSASASREQMGYTIDALKTYVPQMVEVLVDSVRNPAFVDWEVNEELGKMKVEIGELAKNPMGYLLEAVHSAGYSGAMANPLYAPESAISGLTGDVLEKFVSENYTAPRMVLAASGVEHEELLKVVEPLLSDLPNVARPVEPKSEYVGGDFRQHTGDEATHFALSFGVPGWDKEKEAVMATVLQMLMGGGGSFSAGGPGKGMHSWLYLRVLNQYQEFQSCTAFTSIFNNSGLFGIYGCTSPEYAAKGIELVADEMKAVAEGKVNQKHLDRAKAATKSAILMNLESRMIVAEDIGRQILTYGERKPVDAFLKTVDQLTLKDIADFTSKIIAKPLTMGSLGAVLNVPSYDSVSSRFS; encoded by the exons ATGTCTCCG AATCCAGCAGCTTCCGTTGGTTTATACGTAGACTGTGGCTCTATCTACGAGACACCTTATTCCCGTGGGGCGACGCACTTGCTTGAGAGGATGGCTTTCAAGAGTACATTGAACAGAAGCCATATTCGTCTTGTGAGGGAGATAGAGTCTATGGGAGCTAGTACTTCAGCCTCTGCTTCACGAGAGCAGATGGGTTACACCATCGATGCTCTCAAAACTTATGTTCCTCAAATGGTGGAAGTGCTTGTCGACAGTGTGAGGAACCCTGCTTTCGTGGATTGGGAAGTCAACGAAGAG CTCGGGAAAATGAAAGTGGAGATAGGAGAACTAGCAAAGAACCCTATGGGTTATCTCTTGGAGGCGGTTCATTCAGCTGGTTACTCTGGCGCAATGGCGAATCCTTTGTATGCACCTGAGTCTGCAATTAGTGGATTAACCGGAGACGTCTTGGAGAAGTTCGTTTCC GAGAACTACACTGCTCCACGAATGGTATTAGCAGCTAGTGGAGTAGAACATGAGGAGCTTTTAAAAGTAGTTGAGCCATTACTCTCTGACCTGCCTAATGTGGCTCGACCAGTGGAGCCTAAGTCTGAATATGTTGGTGGAGATTTCCGTCAACATACTGGTGACGAG GCTACACATTTTGCACTTTCTTTTGGAGTGCCAGGTTGGGATAAGGAGAAGGAAGCTGTTATGGCCACTGTTCTTCAG ATGCTTATGGGAGGAGGTGGCTCATTCTCTGCGGGAGGACCTGGAAAGGGAATGCATTCTTGGCTCT ACCTCCGCGTTTTGAACCAATACCAGGAGTTTCAATCATGCACTGCCTTCactagcatctttaacaactcTGGATTGTTTGGAATCTATGGCTGCACG AGTCCTGAGTATGCTGCAAAGGGAATTGAATTAGTAGCTGATGAAATGAAAGCTGTCGCTGAAGGAAAAG TTAACCAGAAACATCTTGATCGAGCCAAGGCTGCTACTAAATCTGCAATTCTAATGAATCTTGAATCTAGG ATGATTGTAGCAGAAGACATTGGTAGACAGATACTTACATACGGGGAGAG GAAGCCAGTGGATGCATTCTTAAAGACAGTGGACCAACTCACCTTAAAGGACATTGCAGATTTCACCAGCAAGATTATTGCAAAACCTTTGACGATGGGATCTTTAGGAGCAG TGTTGAATGTTCCAAGCTACGACTCCGTAAGCAGTAGATTTTCTTGA